From a region of the Methylocystis hirsuta genome:
- a CDS encoding RsmB/NOP family class I SAM-dependent RNA methyltransferase: MTPAAHISAAIEVLDDVAKRRRPAAEALKDWGIAHRFAGSKDRAAIASLVFDALRKRASAIYVMGADDPRAIMLGALREARGQGVEAIAAFCSAAGHAPAPLSGDERERLETASLNAAPDHVRGDYPEWLASHFEAAFGARAAEEGAALAARAPVDLRVNILKCSREQALEKLAHLSPASTPLSPIGLRIEAGQGRGPALTAETAYVKGLVEPQDEASQLAALLCAAGPGEQVLDLCAGGGGKALALAGQMHNRGQVYAYDADGRRLMPIHERLERAGARNIQVRAPRGKVDVLADLEARCDLVLIDAPCTGVGAWRRHPDAKWRLAPGALERRLKEQRELLAMAVRFVKPGGRLAYVTCSALREENEDQIAAFLAANPDFAARSAAEIAEGAGLPDLARFASPHGPGIRLSPATSGTDGFYVCVLAKR, encoded by the coding sequence ATGACTCCCGCCGCTCATATCTCCGCCGCGATCGAGGTGCTGGACGATGTTGCAAAGCGCCGCCGACCCGCCGCCGAGGCCTTAAAGGACTGGGGCATCGCGCATCGCTTCGCGGGCTCGAAGGATCGGGCCGCCATCGCCAGTCTCGTCTTCGATGCGCTGAGGAAGCGCGCTTCGGCCATCTATGTGATGGGCGCGGACGATCCGCGCGCGATCATGCTGGGCGCGCTGCGCGAGGCGCGCGGCCAGGGCGTCGAGGCGATCGCGGCGTTCTGCTCCGCCGCGGGCCATGCGCCGGCGCCGCTTTCCGGCGACGAGCGCGAACGGCTGGAGACGGCCTCGCTCAATGCCGCGCCGGATCATGTGCGCGGCGACTATCCGGAATGGCTGGCGTCGCATTTCGAGGCGGCGTTCGGGGCGCGCGCGGCCGAAGAAGGCGCGGCGCTCGCCGCCCGCGCGCCTGTCGATCTGCGCGTCAATATTCTGAAATGCTCGCGCGAGCAGGCGCTCGAAAAGCTCGCGCATCTGTCGCCTGCGTCGACGCCGCTTTCGCCGATCGGCCTGCGCATCGAGGCGGGGCAGGGGCGGGGTCCGGCGCTGACGGCTGAGACCGCCTATGTGAAGGGGCTCGTCGAGCCGCAGGACGAGGCCTCGCAGCTTGCGGCGCTGCTCTGCGCCGCCGGGCCGGGCGAGCAGGTTCTCGATCTTTGCGCCGGCGGCGGCGGCAAGGCGCTGGCGCTCGCGGGGCAGATGCATAACCGCGGGCAGGTCTACGCCTATGACGCGGACGGGCGACGCCTCATGCCGATCCATGAGCGGCTGGAGCGCGCCGGCGCCCGCAACATTCAGGTCCGTGCGCCGCGCGGCAAGGTCGACGTGCTGGCCGATCTCGAAGCGCGCTGCGACCTCGTGCTGATCGATGCGCCCTGCACGGGCGTCGGCGCCTGGCGGCGCCACCCCGACGCGAAATGGCGGCTCGCGCCCGGCGCGCTGGAGCGAAGATTAAAGGAGCAGCGCGAATTGTTGGCGATGGCCGTCCGCTTCGTGAAGCCCGGCGGTCGGCTCGCCTACGTCACCTGTTCGGCGCTGCGCGAGGAAAACGAGGACCAGATCGCGGCCTTTCTCGCCGCCAATCCTGATTTCGCTGCGCGTTCAGCCGCCGAAATTGCGGAAGGCGCAGGCCTCCCCGACCTCGCCCGCTTCGCCTCGCCGCACGGGCCGGGCATTCGCCTGTCGCCGGCGACAAGCGGCACGGACGGGTTTTACGTTTGTGTCTTGGCGAAGCGCTGA
- the guaA gene encoding glutamine-hydrolyzing GMP synthase produces MTTAPDAFHHDIADRHDKVLIVDFGSQVTQLIARRVREAGVYCEIAPFQSAERAFAEIRPKAVILSGGPCSVTDEGSPRAPQAIFDSGVPLLGICYGEQTMATQLGGRVEAGHHREFGRADVTALEHSALLDGVWEKGGSFPVWMSHGDRVTKLPEGFRVIAASENAPFAAIADEQRRYYGVQFHLEVVHTPDGAKLLSNFVHKVAGLKSDWTMAAFRQEAIKAIRHQVGDGRVLCGLSGGVDSAVAAVLIHEAIGERLTCVFVDHGLLRQGEAEEVVRLFRDHYNIPLHHVEAADLFLGALEGVDDPEVKRKTIGRLFIETFEAEAKKIAQDGRGAPQFLAQGTLYPDVIESVSFTGGPSVTIKSHHNVGGLPERMNMRLVEPLRELFKDEVRALGRELGLPEAFVGRHPFPGPGLAIRCPGLITREKLAILRKADAVYLDEIRKAGLYDDIWQAFAALLPVRSVGVMGDGRTYEYVVALRAVTSSDGMTADFYPFDMNFLGRAATRIINEVKGVNRVVYDVTSKPPGTIEWE; encoded by the coding sequence ATGACCACCGCGCCCGACGCCTTCCATCACGATATCGCCGATCGCCACGACAAGGTGCTGATCGTCGATTTCGGCTCGCAGGTGACGCAGCTCATCGCGCGGCGCGTGCGCGAGGCGGGCGTCTATTGCGAAATTGCTCCATTCCAAAGCGCCGAGCGCGCCTTCGCCGAGATCCGCCCCAAGGCGGTGATTCTCTCGGGCGGGCCGTGCTCGGTGACCGACGAGGGGTCTCCCCGCGCGCCGCAGGCGATTTTCGATTCAGGCGTGCCGCTGCTCGGCATCTGCTACGGCGAGCAGACGATGGCGACGCAGCTCGGCGGCAGGGTCGAAGCCGGCCATCATCGCGAGTTCGGCCGCGCCGACGTGACGGCGCTGGAGCACAGCGCGCTGCTCGATGGCGTATGGGAGAAGGGCGGCAGCTTCCCCGTCTGGATGAGCCATGGCGACCGCGTGACGAAGCTGCCGGAAGGCTTTCGCGTCATCGCCGCGTCGGAAAACGCGCCTTTCGCGGCGATCGCGGATGAACAGCGGCGCTATTACGGCGTGCAGTTCCATCTCGAAGTCGTGCATACGCCCGACGGCGCCAAGCTCTTATCGAATTTCGTGCACAAGGTCGCGGGGCTGAAGTCCGACTGGACCATGGCGGCGTTTCGCCAGGAGGCGATCAAAGCGATCCGCCATCAAGTGGGCGACGGGCGCGTGCTCTGCGGCCTCTCCGGCGGCGTCGACAGCGCCGTCGCGGCGGTGCTCATCCATGAAGCGATCGGCGAGCGCCTCACCTGCGTCTTCGTCGATCACGGCCTGCTGCGCCAGGGCGAGGCGGAAGAGGTCGTGCGGCTCTTTCGCGATCACTACAACATTCCGTTGCATCACGTCGAAGCCGCGGATCTGTTCCTCGGCGCGCTCGAAGGCGTCGACGATCCGGAAGTGAAGCGCAAGACGATCGGCCGGCTGTTCATCGAAACATTCGAGGCCGAGGCGAAGAAGATTGCGCAGGACGGGCGCGGCGCGCCGCAGTTTCTCGCGCAAGGCACGCTCTACCCCGATGTCATCGAGAGCGTCTCCTTCACCGGCGGCCCGTCGGTGACGATCAAGTCGCATCATAATGTCGGCGGATTGCCGGAGCGCATGAACATGCGGCTCGTCGAGCCGCTGCGCGAACTCTTCAAGGACGAAGTGCGCGCGCTCGGCCGCGAACTCGGATTGCCTGAAGCCTTTGTCGGACGCCATCCGTTTCCGGGGCCTGGGCTCGCGATCCGTTGCCCTGGCCTCATCACCCGCGAGAAGCTGGCGATCTTGCGCAAGGCCGACGCCGTCTATCTCGACGAGATCCGTAAGGCGGGATTGTACGACGACATCTGGCAGGCTTTCGCGGCGCTCTTGCCGGTGCGCAGCGTCGGCGTGATGGGCGACGGGCGCACCTATGAATATGTCGTCGCGCTGCGGGCGGTCACGTCAAGCGACGGCATGACGGCGGATTTCTATCCCTTCGACATGAATTTCCTCGGCCGCGCCGCCACGCGCATCATCAACGAAGTGAAGGGCGTCAACCGCGTGGTGTACGACGTGACGAGCAAGCCGCCGGGAACCATTGAGTGGGAATAA
- a CDS encoding type II toxin-antitoxin system VapC family toxin, producing MIAVDTSALMAIILDEAEAERCSKVLEAEKSVLISAVTLAEALIVSQRRNVGEEMSRLIEGLGFDVLSVTPASARRVAETYARWGKSSHPAGLNFGDCFAYEAAKEQSCPLLYVGDDFARTDVDRAL from the coding sequence ATGATCGCCGTGGACACATCCGCGTTGATGGCGATCATCCTCGATGAAGCCGAAGCCGAAAGATGCAGCAAAGTCCTGGAAGCCGAAAAGTCTGTGCTGATCTCGGCGGTAACTTTGGCGGAAGCTCTCATTGTCTCGCAGCGACGCAACGTCGGGGAAGAAATGTCGCGTCTTATCGAAGGTCTCGGCTTCGACGTTTTGAGCGTCACGCCTGCATCCGCGCGGCGAGTCGCCGAGACCTATGCGCGATGGGGCAAGAGTTCGCATCCGGCGGGACTGAATTTCGGCGATTGCTTCGCCTATGAAGCCGCGAAGGAACAGTCCTGCCCCTTGCTCTATGTCGGCGACGATTTTGCGCGGACGGATGTGGATAGGGCTCTATAG
- a CDS encoding type II toxin-antitoxin system Phd/YefM family antitoxin produces the protein MKISVTEAKGQLTELVRRAEAGEEIILTRHGQPAARLAPAKASLDRKARRKLLQAVRASGASKATAGADAARSHDFLYDADGLPK, from the coding sequence ATGAAGATTTCCGTGACCGAAGCCAAGGGGCAGCTTACCGAGCTTGTCCGGCGCGCCGAAGCCGGGGAGGAAATCATCCTCACGCGGCATGGCCAGCCCGCCGCTCGTCTGGCGCCCGCCAAGGCCTCTTTAGACCGCAAAGCGCGCCGCAAGCTGCTTCAGGCGGTGCGCGCCTCTGGCGCCTCCAAGGCGACCGCAGGCGCCGACGCCGCCCGCAGCCACGACTTCCTTTATGACGCGGACGGTCTGCCGAAATGA
- a CDS encoding methyltransferase family protein — protein sequence MHPLLIRALAVALSIGLYLALAILGAGGVNAYFANQARTALVVVTLALGAASLFVGGNLSAGLREDRGNRWVFAAFFVIGLLGAYLPAWADRQGLWRLDGDAVRWLGVALLAAGGALRLWPVAVLGRRFSGLVAIQPGHELVTTGLYSRIRHPSYLGFLISALGWGLGFNTAVGVLMALANIPPLVARMNAEERLLSSEFGAAYEAYRASTARLIPGVY from the coding sequence ATGCATCCGCTGCTGATCCGGGCCCTAGCCGTGGCGCTGTCCATCGGCCTTTATCTCGCGCTGGCGATCCTTGGCGCCGGCGGGGTTAACGCCTACTTCGCCAATCAGGCGCGGACGGCGCTCGTCGTCGTCACACTCGCGCTTGGAGCGGCGTCGCTCTTTGTCGGCGGCAATCTCAGCGCCGGCCTGCGAGAGGACCGCGGCAATCGATGGGTGTTCGCGGCTTTTTTCGTCATCGGACTTCTCGGCGCCTATTTGCCCGCATGGGCGGACCGCCAAGGACTGTGGAGATTGGACGGGGACGCCGTGCGGTGGCTCGGCGTCGCTCTGCTCGCGGCGGGCGGGGCGTTGCGGCTGTGGCCGGTCGCCGTCCTGGGGCGCCGGTTCAGCGGCCTCGTCGCCATTCAGCCGGGACACGAACTCGTCACCACGGGACTCTACAGCCGCATCAGACATCCAAGCTATCTCGGCTTCTTGATCTCGGCGCTCGGCTGGGGACTGGGCTTCAACACGGCGGTGGGCGTCCTTATGGCGTTGGCGAATATTCCGCCGCTTGTCGCGCGGATGAACGCCGAGGAACGCTTGTTGAGCTCGGAGTTCGGCGCGGCCTATGAGGCCTATCGCGCCAGTACCGCGCGGCTCATTCCGGGCGTATATTAG
- a CDS encoding protease inhibitor I42 family protein — protein sequence MKRLLSRLLLLSVFIAFPAQADDVIKLAPGGSASFTLQENVTTGYSWRIDQAASRDLDILSISDGGRSGGRRRMVGSPSMRHWKIRALKPGRAEIVFAYQRPWEPAPVRTRSVEVEVAP from the coding sequence ATGAAGCGTCTGCTGTCGCGCCTGTTGCTGCTTAGCGTTTTCATCGCGTTTCCCGCGCAGGCGGATGACGTCATAAAGCTCGCGCCGGGCGGCAGCGCGAGCTTTACGCTGCAGGAGAATGTCACGACCGGCTATTCCTGGCGCATCGATCAGGCCGCGAGCCGTGATCTCGACATCCTGTCAATATCGGATGGCGGCCGCAGCGGCGGTCGGCGGCGCATGGTCGGCAGCCCCAGCATGCGCCATTGGAAAATCCGCGCGCTCAAACCCGGACGCGCCGAAATCGTCTTCGCCTATCAGCGCCCATGGGAGCCCGCGCCGGTTCGAACGCGCAGCGTCGAGGTGGAGGTCGCGCCTTAG
- a CDS encoding methyltransferase domain-containing protein, with the protein MSETAGPPKIFDRALLRRRLRRAMSKGAPDFLMTRAAADLLDRLLTVKREFPRALDLGSPTGHFAQAVVASGRARPLRASGHGGDVIADEEAPPFAPGSFDLIVSGMSLQWVNDLPGALAQARRMLAPDGLFLACLAGGASLVELRAALAQAEEEITGGASPRVSPFVDVRDMGGLLQRAGFALPVADVDSFTLRYESIFGLMKDLRAMSAANVLVKRARKPLRRDVVARAAQIYAERFCDADGRVRASFEIVWASGWAPHESQQKPAKPGSAKMSLEDAMKSPRESDA; encoded by the coding sequence ATGAGCGAGACAGCTGGACCGCCGAAAATTTTTGATCGCGCGCTGCTGCGCCGGCGCTTGCGCCGCGCCATGTCAAAAGGCGCGCCGGATTTCCTGATGACGCGCGCCGCCGCCGATCTGCTCGATCGCCTGCTGACGGTGAAGCGCGAATTTCCGCGCGCGCTCGATCTCGGTTCGCCAACCGGACATTTCGCACAAGCCGTCGTGGCGAGCGGCCGTGCGCGGCCTTTGCGCGCGAGCGGCCACGGCGGCGACGTCATCGCTGACGAGGAAGCTCCGCCCTTCGCGCCGGGCTCATTTGATCTGATCGTCTCCGGCATGTCGCTGCAGTGGGTCAACGATCTGCCGGGCGCGCTGGCGCAAGCGAGACGCATGCTTGCGCCGGACGGACTCTTCCTCGCCTGCCTCGCCGGCGGCGCCAGTCTTGTGGAGCTTCGCGCCGCGCTCGCACAGGCCGAAGAGGAAATCACCGGCGGCGCGAGTCCTCGCGTATCGCCGTTCGTCGATGTGCGCGACATGGGCGGACTGCTGCAGCGCGCCGGCTTTGCTCTGCCAGTCGCCGATGTCGACAGCTTCACGCTGCGCTATGAGTCAATCTTTGGGCTGATGAAGGATCTGCGCGCGATGAGCGCCGCCAACGTCCTTGTGAAGCGGGCGCGCAAACCGTTGCGGCGGGATGTCGTGGCGCGCGCGGCGCAAATCTACGCCGAGCGCTTCTGCGATGCCGACGGACGCGTGCGCGCGAGCTTCGAGATCGTCTGGGCGTCGGGCTGGGCGCCGCATGAGAGTCAACAAAAGCCGGCGAAACCCGGCTCGGCCAAGATGAGTCTCGAAGACGCGATGAAATCCCCGCGCGAGAGCGACGCCTGA
- a CDS encoding L,D-transpeptidase, whose amino-acid sequence MATVVGLGVAALPQDANARNIVSFSPHVAPGTVVISASQRRLFYVVDTGVAISYPVAVPKRGKEWSGATSIEGKYVNPDWVPPAVVKADHPELPNFIRGGSPRNPMGVRALTLSSGEVAIHGTTQRMRASIGTAASYGCIRMLNEDVSDLYDRVSVGSPVMMTR is encoded by the coding sequence ATCGCGACAGTCGTCGGACTTGGCGTCGCCGCGCTTCCGCAAGACGCGAACGCGCGCAACATCGTCTCTTTCTCTCCCCATGTCGCTCCCGGCACCGTCGTGATCAGCGCCAGCCAGCGGCGGCTTTTCTACGTCGTCGACACCGGGGTCGCCATCAGCTATCCCGTGGCCGTTCCCAAGCGCGGCAAGGAATGGTCGGGCGCGACATCCATCGAGGGAAAATATGTCAATCCCGACTGGGTTCCGCCAGCGGTGGTGAAGGCCGATCATCCGGAACTGCCGAATTTCATTCGTGGCGGCTCGCCGCGCAACCCGATGGGCGTGCGCGCTTTGACGCTCAGCAGCGGCGAAGTGGCGATCCACGGCACGACCCAGAGGATGCGCGCGTCAATCGGCACGGCCGCCTCCTACGGCTGCATCCGAATGTTGAACGAGGACGTTTCCGACCTCTACGATCGCGTGAGCGTCGGATCGCCGGTCATGATGACGCGCTAG
- a CDS encoding YbjN domain-containing protein, with amino-acid sequence MLIATEKETERAEHPVDVVEQLAATNDWSFDRDDEDEISISVAGAWTEYHVAFTWLPQLETLHVSCAFDLKAPERRRGELMSLVNAINEQMWIGHFDFWPKEGVAMHRHGLILTGGAQPSATQCAALLDNALQACERHYQAFQFVLWAGKNAREALATANFETKGEA; translated from the coding sequence ATGCTGATCGCAACGGAAAAAGAAACGGAACGCGCTGAACATCCGGTGGATGTTGTGGAGCAACTGGCGGCCACCAATGATTGGTCCTTCGATCGAGACGATGAAGACGAGATTTCGATTTCCGTCGCCGGAGCTTGGACGGAATATCACGTCGCTTTTACTTGGCTTCCACAGCTCGAAACGCTGCACGTCAGTTGCGCCTTCGATCTCAAGGCGCCCGAGCGGAGGCGCGGCGAACTGATGTCGCTCGTCAATGCGATCAACGAGCAGATGTGGATCGGGCATTTCGACTTCTGGCCGAAGGAGGGCGTGGCGATGCACCGTCATGGCCTCATCCTGACGGGAGGGGCGCAGCCCTCGGCGACGCAATGCGCGGCGTTGCTCGACAACGCGCTTCAGGCGTGTGAGCGGCATTATCAAGCCTTTCAATTTGTGCTCTGGGCCGGAAAGAACGCCAGGGAAGCGCTCGCGACCGCCAATTTCGAGACGAAAGGCGAGGCGTGA
- the proC gene encoding pyrroline-5-carboxylate reductase, which produces MTDAGGLRGKSVALIGAGNMGLALLEGWAAQNLLGAVSIVEPQPSQRLQELCAAQGYALNGVAAPCDAVVLAVKPQALESGAAAAAPFVARDTVVVSILAGKRTADVAARLPTQAVVRAMPNTPAAIGRGVTGAFASAATSALQRGLSDALLSAVGGVEWVDDEALIDVVTAVSGSGPAYVFYFVECLAVAGAEAGLPAALAARLARATVEGAGELMRRQPETGPDELRRRVTSPGGTTAAALEVLEAPDGLAALMRRAVAAAKRRAGELSG; this is translated from the coding sequence GTGACCGACGCGGGCGGGCTGCGCGGAAAGTCGGTCGCTCTGATCGGCGCCGGAAACATGGGGCTGGCGCTGCTCGAAGGCTGGGCCGCGCAGAATCTGCTGGGCGCAGTGTCAATCGTCGAGCCGCAGCCCTCCCAGCGGCTGCAGGAGTTGTGCGCCGCGCAGGGCTACGCGCTGAACGGCGTGGCTGCTCCATGCGACGCCGTGGTTCTCGCCGTTAAGCCGCAGGCGCTCGAGTCGGGCGCCGCGGCGGCGGCCCCTTTCGTGGCGCGCGACACCGTTGTCGTGTCGATCCTCGCCGGCAAGCGCACCGCGGACGTCGCCGCGCGCCTGCCGACGCAAGCCGTGGTGCGCGCAATGCCCAATACGCCGGCGGCGATCGGGCGCGGCGTGACCGGCGCCTTCGCCAGCGCGGCGACGAGCGCTCTTCAGCGCGGGCTCTCCGACGCATTGCTGAGCGCCGTCGGCGGCGTCGAATGGGTCGATGACGAGGCGCTCATCGACGTGGTGACGGCGGTTTCCGGATCTGGTCCCGCTTATGTCTTCTATTTCGTTGAATGCCTTGCCGTCGCCGGCGCCGAAGCCGGTCTGCCGGCCGCCCTCGCGGCGCGGCTCGCCCGCGCGACGGTCGAAGGCGCCGGCGAACTGATGCGCCGACAGCCCGAGACAGGCCCTGACGAATTGCGCCGGCGGGTGACCTCGCCAGGCGGCACGACGGCGGCGGCGCTCGAGGTTCTTGAGGCGCCGGACGGCCTCGCCGCGCTGATGCGCCGCGCCGTAGCTGCGGCGAAGCGCCGGGCAGGGGAACTTTCCGGTTGA
- a CDS encoding TetR family transcriptional regulator: protein MTSGGSRDRVIDATLRLATRREFSDVTLTDIAHEAGISLADLRELFPSKGAIMGAFSRRIDREVLDAAPKEASHEPARERLYDVLRRRLDSLEPHREALASVGRWAARDPLTAAALNRETVNSMRFMLEAADIDSEGPVGSLKLQGLALAWSRVLEDWFAGDIHDALSTLDRELTRGERYVDRAEDFARLTRPFYSFAQSLFGWRTRRGGRDYHDDDSGYPHARA, encoded by the coding sequence ATGACCAGCGGCGGCTCCCGCGACCGAGTGATCGATGCGACGCTTCGGCTCGCCACGCGGCGAGAGTTCAGCGACGTTACGCTCACCGACATCGCCCATGAGGCCGGCATCTCGCTTGCCGATCTGCGCGAACTTTTCCCGTCGAAGGGCGCGATCATGGGGGCGTTCTCTCGGCGCATCGACCGGGAGGTTCTTGACGCGGCGCCCAAGGAAGCCTCGCATGAACCCGCGCGCGAGCGGCTCTACGATGTTTTGCGCCGCCGGCTCGATTCGCTCGAACCGCATCGTGAGGCGCTGGCGAGCGTCGGCCGCTGGGCGGCGCGCGATCCGCTCACCGCCGCGGCGCTCAACCGCGAGACCGTGAACTCGATGCGCTTCATGCTGGAGGCGGCGGACATCGACAGCGAGGGGCCCGTCGGCTCGCTCAAACTGCAGGGGTTGGCGTTGGCCTGGAGCCGCGTGCTCGAGGATTGGTTCGCGGGCGACATTCATGACGCGCTGTCGACGCTCGATCGCGAACTCACCCGCGGCGAGCGCTACGTCGATCGGGCGGAGGATTTCGCAAGGCTGACGCGGCCGTTCTATTCCTTCGCGCAAAGCCTGTTCGGCTGGCGGACGCGACGCGGTGGGCGCGATTACCACGACGACGACAGCGGCTATCCCCACGCGCGCGCGTGA
- a CDS encoding ATP-binding protein: MTAVLPEVLAAPRNLWRRFANWLHDRMPKGLYARALLIVILPVVLLQSAVAYVFMERHWEVVTYRLSAGMARQVAALVDIYQTFPDDPDHAQLRRIAAFDLNMEVAVLPKQVLPGPAPKSSLFSLLDKALTKELSRRLKEPFWINTALPGSLIEIRVALNDATLRMLATRTHAYASNSYIFFMWMAIASVIILAIATSFLRNQIRPILRLARAAEEFGKGRNVAFSPRGAREVRQAGAAFLDMKTRFERAIEQRTTMLNGVSHDLRTIITRFKLSLALMRDSHEAAEMRKDVDEMERMVEAYLAFARGDGDETSSPTDIAAILDELKADTEKRGLAASVKIEGDPTLVARPAAIKRLLANLVGNAQRYGARLELSVINDGAMMTVHIDDDGPGIPLERREDAFRPFYRLDESRSQNDGNSGLGLAVARDIARGHGGDITLDRSPLGGLRATASLPL, encoded by the coding sequence ATGACCGCCGTCTTACCGGAAGTTCTCGCCGCGCCCCGCAATCTGTGGCGGCGCTTCGCCAACTGGCTGCATGACCGCATGCCGAAAGGGCTTTACGCGCGCGCGCTGCTGATCGTGATCCTGCCGGTCGTGCTCCTCCAGTCCGCCGTGGCCTATGTCTTCATGGAGCGGCATTGGGAGGTCGTGACCTACCGTCTTTCCGCTGGGATGGCCCGGCAAGTGGCGGCGCTCGTCGATATTTATCAGACGTTCCCGGACGACCCGGATCACGCGCAACTGCGCCGCATCGCCGCCTTCGATCTCAATATGGAGGTTGCGGTTCTCCCCAAACAGGTCTTGCCTGGGCCGGCGCCAAAGTCGTCCTTGTTCTCGCTGCTCGACAAGGCGCTCACGAAGGAACTCTCGCGCCGACTTAAGGAGCCCTTCTGGATCAACACCGCGCTTCCCGGCAGCCTGATCGAAATCCGCGTCGCGCTCAATGACGCGACGTTGAGAATGCTCGCCACGCGCACGCACGCATACGCCTCCAACTCCTATATTTTCTTCATGTGGATGGCGATCGCCTCGGTCATCATCCTCGCCATCGCCACTTCCTTTTTGCGCAATCAGATCAGGCCGATCCTGCGGCTGGCCCGCGCCGCCGAGGAGTTCGGCAAAGGCCGCAATGTCGCATTCAGTCCGCGCGGCGCGCGCGAGGTGCGTCAGGCGGGCGCCGCCTTTCTCGACATGAAAACCCGTTTCGAAAGGGCGATCGAGCAGCGCACGACGATGCTCAATGGCGTTTCGCACGATCTGCGAACCATCATCACGCGTTTCAAGCTTTCGCTCGCGCTGATGCGCGACTCGCATGAAGCCGCCGAAATGCGCAAGGATGTGGACGAGATGGAGCGCATGGTCGAGGCGTATCTCGCCTTTGCCCGCGGCGACGGCGACGAAACGTCCTCGCCCACCGATATCGCGGCCATCCTCGACGAACTGAAGGCGGACACCGAGAAGCGCGGTCTCGCGGCGTCCGTGAAGATTGAGGGCGATCCGACACTCGTCGCGCGGCCGGCGGCGATCAAGCGACTGCTCGCCAACCTCGTCGGCAATGCGCAACGCTACGGCGCCCGGCTCGAACTCTCAGTGATCAACGACGGCGCGATGATGACCGTGCATATCGACGACGACGGGCCCGGCATCCCCCTGGAGCGTCGCGAGGACGCTTTCCGGCCGTTCTACCGGCTCGACGAATCCCGCAGCCAGAACGACGGAAACTCGGGTCTGGGCCTCGCCGTCGCACGCGACATCGCTCGCGGCCATGGCGGGGACATTACGCTCGACCGCAGCCCGCTCGGCGGCTTGCGCGCGACGGCCAGTCTGCCGCTTTAG
- a CDS encoding response regulator — protein sequence MTIFPQRSAPNAKAAHILVVDDDQRIRTLLSRYLMNEGYFVSAAADTREASDRMRDIAFDLIVLDVMMPGESGTAFAARLRKSAEPLRSAPILMLTALTETADRVEGLEAGVDDYLAKPFDPRELSLRIASILRRARRADPTEPKRFGDFLFDPSRGELLHDGAPVRLTTRERDLLRALAESDGAIVSRQTLAHRDPARSASERSVDVEIARLRRKIEIDPNAPRYLQTVRGHGYRLLVDPLRANR from the coding sequence ATGACGATCTTTCCGCAGCGCTCCGCGCCGAATGCGAAAGCGGCGCATATCCTCGTCGTCGACGACGATCAGCGCATTCGCACCCTGCTGTCGCGCTATCTGATGAACGAAGGCTATTTCGTCAGCGCTGCAGCCGACACGAGGGAGGCGAGCGACAGAATGCGCGACATCGCCTTCGATCTTATCGTTCTGGACGTCATGATGCCTGGAGAAAGCGGCACGGCCTTCGCGGCGCGGCTGCGCAAGAGCGCGGAACCGCTGCGCTCAGCGCCCATCCTGATGCTGACGGCGCTTACCGAGACGGCGGACCGCGTCGAAGGGCTTGAAGCCGGCGTTGACGACTATCTCGCCAAGCCTTTCGATCCGCGGGAATTGTCGCTGCGCATCGCCAGCATCCTGCGCCGCGCGCGGCGCGCAGATCCCACGGAACCAAAGCGTTTTGGCGATTTCCTCTTTGATCCCTCGCGCGGCGAATTGCTGCACGACGGCGCGCCGGTCCGACTCACGACGCGCGAGCGCGATCTGTTGCGGGCGCTGGCCGAAAGCGACGGCGCCATTGTCTCGCGCCAAACTTTGGCGCACCGTGACCCCGCACGAAGCGCAAGCGAGCGGAGCGTCGATGTCGAGATCGCCCGATTGCGGCGTAAAATCGAAATCGATCCCAATGCCCCGCGCTATCTTCAGACGGTGCGCGGCCACGGCTACCGTCTGCTCGTCGACCCGCTGCGCGCCAACCGCTGA